CCGACCCGGAGGCGACGGTGATGAAGATGGCCGACGGCGGGTTCCGTCCGGCGTACAACGTGCAACTGGTTGCGGATTGCGGGAGTCTGGCGATCGTGGCCGTGGCCGTGACGACCACCGGCAGCGATGCCGGACAACTCACCCCGTTGCTCGATCAGATCGGCGACCGCCACGGGGTGTACCCGCGGGACGTGTTGGCGGACGGCGGGTTCATTAACCTGTCGGACCTCACGCAGGCCGAGGACGCGTCGCGGGGGTGTACGGTGTACGCTCCGGTGCCCCAGCCCAAGGATCCGACCCGTGATCCCCACCAACCGCTCCCGACGGACGGTCCGGTGATCGGCCGGTGGCGTACCCGGATGGGGACGCCGGATGCCCGTGGGATTTACCGCCAGCGGGCCGCCACGATCGAGTGTGTGAACGCCCAGGCCCGGAACCGCGGGTTGGTGCGGTTGTTGGTGCGTGGGGTGGCGAAGGTGAAAGCGGTAGCCCTGTGGTTCGCGGTGGCTCACAACGTGGCGTGCGGGGTGCGGCTGCGCGCCGCGGCGGTGGAACGGGCGGCGTGAATGGCCACACGCGGGGGGTCCGCAATCCGAAACCCCTGCCGGGTCGGACCGGAGCGAACCGGAACACCGATTAACATTACACCAAGTCGCGTATAAAGACGAACGAATAATCGGTGCCGCCGGTTTGATTCACAGCCTCTCAGGCGTTCTGCAGAGAAACCCCGCGTGGACGGAGGTCGCGGATGAGTTTCGATCTGACTGTCCAGGTCGACGACGCCCATTCCCAATTCACCCCGCACGGTTCGTTGGCCGCGTTCATTGAGAGCCTGCCGCACATCCGCCGGCTGAATCCGGACCTCTTTGCACTGGACGACCCACCGGCCCGCCGGATGAACATGAGCCTGGAGGTGTCGGACGCGGGGGGCGACAGCACGTCGGCGACCGACGCGGGGCGGGCCGAGGTCAACTGCGTCCGGTTCCACATCCCTTACGACCAGCTCGGGGACGAGCCCGAGCAGGACTACTTCCCGACGGCGTGGGCCGTCGCCCAATTCCTCGGCTGGCGGCTCTACGACCAGCAGCTCGGGGAGTATGTCGTCGAGGGTGCGATCCCGATCCGGGAGCGGGGCAAATTCGCCGAGACGGTGCGGCGGGCTCTCGGTCCGGAGTAGCGACGGCGCGCCTTAAACCCAGCGAGGCGCGAGACGAGGATCGATCCGCAGTGGGGCGGCGTCCCATGTAGGAGAGTGCGCGGGCGATGTCTCTCGCACGGTCGGCCGGTCGACGTCGTGGAAATGGCAGCGATCATTTGCTACGATGCCAGCGCCACGAGACATCGGAAATGGAGATCGCCCATGACTCGCGCGACGTTTCACCTCGGTGCCGTGATGGTTCTGCTGATCCTTGCGTCGCCGGCGCGAGGAGCAGATCCCGAGGTCACGTTTGCGTCGGTCGTCAACAGCCACTACGCGAAGTGGACCAAAGACAGTCCCGACGGGAAGCTGACCGCCGAGCGCGTCGCCGCTCTGGTCAACGGCACCAAGGTGCGTGGTAAGGAGGCGATGGCGGTCGCCGCCATTCACCACTATTTCACGGGTAAGAATGCCCCCAAGACCGTCGACGAGGCGTTCCTCCTCGCCCCGAAAAGTCTGGACGCCGAGAGCAAGGAGGCGAACTTCCAGGGCCGGTTCGCTCGCTACCAAAACACGCTGAAGAATACGCCCCGCACGTTGTTCGCGGACGGCGCCCCCGCGCGCGAGGGTATCCGACAGGGCGGGGTCAACGACTGCTACCTGATCTCGATGATCGGTGCGTTCGTCACCCACCACCCCGAGCGCGTACGGTCCATGATCGAGGAAGAGAAAGACGGAGCCTACCTGGTGAATTTCCCGGGGAGTGCGCCGGTCAAGGTTCCGCGGCTGACGGACGCCCAGATCGTCCTCCTCGACAACAGCGCCGGATCGCAGGGGCTCTGGCTCAAGGTGATGGCGGAGGCCCACGCGATCCAGCGCCGCAAGTCCCACGCGAACCCCAAGGTGGCGTTGGACGATCTCGGTGGCGGCGGCTGCCCGCCGATCATCGCCTTATTGACCGGCCAAAAAGAAAACCAGATTAAACATTTTTCGTTCCACCCCAACGGCAAGGAAAAACCGCACAGCGAGACGGAGATTGTGCGGGCGCTGCGGAACATCCAGGAGCACAAGCTCGTCGCGTCCACCGGCACGGGCGGTAGACCTCCGGGCGGCGCGCCGCCCACGCCGGGAATCATGGATAACCACGCCTATGCGCTTCTCGGCTACAACGCGGGCAAGAAACTGGTCACCGTCTGGAATCCTTGGGGAGATGATTGGGAACCGAAAGAGGCGCCCGGATTGCAAAACGGCTACTCCAGAAAAGGGGGCGCGTTCACCCTGCCGCTGCACGAGTTCCTGATCGTCATGGGCGGTTTTGATGTGCAAGCCAGGGAGCCGAGTACGAAACCCGTGTCGAACAAATGACCCCGAATGGAAAACGTGTCAGGGCGTGTCGGGATCCTTTTCCTCCGCAAAGATGCGAAGGCAGGCCGGACAAAGCGCTCCGGCGGCCGCGATGCCGGTGCTTGAATGCTTACTGTCACTCGGCGCGGCCGCCGTTGTTGAGCTCGGGCGTTCGGCGCGGGAGGAGGAGCGGACGTGGCGGAGCCAGGCGACCAACGAGTCGACCGGGACGGGCATCCGTCCTGGGTCATCCCGTTCTGGATGCTGCTGGCCCTGGCCGCTATGTTCTTCGTTGGATGCGGGTGTGGGTCATTCCTCACCTGGCTGTCCCTACTCGGACCGTTCGGCCCCGGCGACAGTCGTGCGCCGGGCGCGGACTGAGGGGGCGATCGGTTCGCGGGTGCCGAACACCGAACAATACGCGGCAACAGACCCCGCCGCACGACGGCGTCATAGGGGTAGAGTTGTCTGAGCGGCGGGGCTGCTGAGCTTGGGCGTTCGGCGACCAGAGGAGTTTGACATGTTGCTGTCGCGGGGCGTGACGGGAATCGAGAGTCGCAAAGACGGATCGCCCTCGCTTTCCGATTATCAAGCGTTCCGCGGGCACTGTTACATTACCGCCCGTGAGGCCGGCTGGTCGGTGCGAGAGGTGTTGGCCCCGCGTCAGGCCATCGCCTGCAACTATGCTTTGGCCGTCTTCGCGTCCCGCGAGTCTGCCATCACCGCTGTTCTGAACGGGGTCTTCCCGCTGCTGGCGTTTGCCGATCCGCCGACGGAGGGGCAGCTTGACCTCGACTTCGTCGACTGTGCCGCGCTGGGGTCGGCGTTCGAGCAACTCGGGTACACGGTGCTGCCGGCGGCCGAGTTATCCCGTCTTCTCAAACGGGAGATGTGGCAGGGGCTGGCGCCGCACGAGCAGAAGCAGGTTCGGTACTTCCGACCGCGGCGGGTCGGGGACGTGATCTACAACTACTGGGACTGACGAACCGGCCGAACGGTACGCTGCAACAAACCCCGCCGCACGACGGCTACACGGGGGTAGCGTCGTCCGAGCGGTGGGGCTGCTGAGTTCGGGCGTTCGACCCCGCCCGAACGGCTTACTTCTTCTGCTCCGAGTGCAGGTCGAAGTTGAACTCCTGCGGTTTGCCGGCGACTACGTCCGCGGTGAGTTCCGTCCGCGCGTTGTATTTTTCGGGGATGTAGTTCCGTTGGCCCATCCCGGTCGCCTCCCCCTTCGCGATCGCCTGGAACGCCTCGACCTCGACGCGGACGTGACCGACCGGGGCGTCGCACTGGTATTTCCCGGCTTTGATTTCGCCCGTCCGCGGCTGGGCGTCCCGGTCCTCGCCGCGGAAGGTGATCTTCCCCTGGTCGAGCGGCTTGCCGTCCAGGGACACGGTCCCGGAAACGGAGGTCGTCCGCGCGCCGCACCCGACGAGTACGAGGGGCGCCAGCGCCCAGACGAGCGCGAATCCGACACCCGGATAAAACGTCCGAGACAACCTCACGGTCATCCTCCGCGGTTAAAAAGTCCGATCGGGCGGCGCCGGTATTCCGGCGCCGCGGCGATCGTTGGGGAATGGGGGAAACGCACGGGCGGCGGGAAGTGGACGGGCCGCCCGGCCGGGATTACCAGTCCGACCCGAGGGGAACGCCGTCGGCCGGGGTGATGGCCTGCTGCCAGGTCGTCTGACTGATGCCGCTGCCCACGGTCCGGACGCTCCCGTCCAGCAGGCCGCAGATCATCACGTTGTGGGCGCTCTGGGCGAGGGTGTAGGTGGCGTTCGCCGGGGACACCGCGAACTGCGGGAGGCTGTAGTTGTAGTAGCCCAGGTAGGGGGCGTGTTCGGCGGTCGCCTGGGCCGGGTAATCCCAGTGATTGTAGTGCCCGGAGGTGAGCCCGCCCGGGAACGCGTACCGCTCCGCCAGGGCGATGGTGTTCGACGTCCCGTCCGGCACGTTGCCGAGGTTGTACTGCGGCTTGTACGAGACCGCCGAGTTCGTGGGCCACCCGCCGGGGGCCCCGGGGCCCGCCACCGTCCCGAACAGCTGGTAGTTGTGGACGTACGAACTCGCCGCCCAGCCGGACGAGGAGGGCGTGGTCCCCAGGAACGCGGTTGAATCGGACGGACAGTTGTACGTCTTGACCGTGTTGAAGTTGTAGAGGTAGCCCGTGGAGACCGGGACCCACCAGCTCTGGTACCCGTTCGTCACCGACGCGGAGCCCTGGGCGGCCGGGATGTTGGTCCAGTTGTTGTACAGGCTGCCCTGCTCGATGTACGGGAGCAGTTCCCAGAACAGGCTCCCCTGCGGCAGGGTGCCCGACACCCCGTTCCAGGCCGGGGGCAGCACGCCGGTGGTGCTCTGGTAGTTGTGGATCGCGACCCCCATCTGTTTGACGTTGTTGCTGCAGGTGCTGCGGGCGGCTGCCTCGCGGACCTTTTGGACGGCCGGCAGGAGGAGCCCGATCAGAATGGCAATGATGGCGATGACCACCAACAGCTCGATCAGCGTAAACGCCGACCGGCCGGTACGGGAAGAGGGCATGTAAAACCTCTGCGGTAACAGGATGGATGAGAATTACCACACGCGACCGGCGGACACTCGTGCCGCCGGTCCCATCGGCATGATACGATAAGAACACGTCCTGTGTCGATGGTCAATTCAGGCTCAGAACTTTTTCATATCTGTACCGGCCGCTGATCATCAGATGTGGGCGGACGGACTGCGGGTCATGGAGAAGGTGAAAGCCTTCCGCCGCGGGGACGGGTCAAGTGGAGCGATTGAGCCGGGCCGCGGGCGCGGGCAGCCGGGGTGGGGCGGACGGCAGGGGGCGCTAGCGGGAGCCATCCTTGACACGTCCCCGCCGCCGTGCCACGATCGCTCGCCAGGTGTTTGCCATCGTCTTCTTCGTTGACACCGAACACCGAGGGCCGTGTTGCCATGTCTCACCCACAGCAGTCTCGGGTAGCCGCGCGGGTCAGCCGCGGTTCGTTGCCCGCGGCCAGGGCGTGGAACTCTCTGTTCGCGATCTGCCTGGGCCTCGTCGGCTTCTCGGCCGGCGGGATCTCAGCGGCCGGCGATTTGCCCGGCGGCGGGGACAACTTGGCCGCCAATGTTAAGCAGCTGAAATCGTTGACCAACGGATTGAAGATCGCCCCTTACATTGTCTGCGCGTCGCAATGTCAAAAGTTGGAGAAGGAGAAAGCTTGCGAGCAACTGGCGAAAATTGCGGGGGCGGCGCAATGTGACGATGGGGAAATTGCCATTGTGTGTCGCTTGCTCTTCACGAACAAACCGACTCAGCAGTTTCGAAGACCCCGCTTGGGTGAACCACTCTATTATGGCGATACCAATCATGACGACTGGCCTTCGAGCCCATTCGAATTCGTCGACGGCGTTCCCCTGTGCGTGGTTAGAGCCTACGACTTAGGCGGGGAAGCCGAATCTTCCATTCATTATCTCAAATATTGCCTCGAAAACTGCGACTGGTCGAATCGACGATGTGACAAGATCAACCAGAAGGATATCGAAGCCGCTTTAAAGAAGCTGATCGGTTCCAAGAAATGGAAAACGCCGCTGACAGATTACGAGCAGAAGTGTTTGAAATTCCAGACGGAATAAGAAGACAGAATCGCAGCGAGAGTAGTCGGGTGTGGGGGTGGGTGATGGTCGCTCCGGGGTAGGCCCCGGAGCGACCATCACCCACCCCCACACCCGCGTTACCGGAGTACCCAGGATGGGCTCGTTCCTGCTGGCCGCCCTGGCCGCCAACCTGTTCACCCTGGACGTCCGCGTGCGGGACGCCGTCGAGGGCGGGCCGGTCGTCCTCGACGCGATGCTCACCTACCACGGCGACGGGTTCGCGTACCTCCGCCAGCCCGATCAGCCGCGCTTCATCGACCCGCTCGTCCCGCCCACCTGGCCCGCCGGGGCCGCCAAAGAATACGACCGGCGGACCTTTTCCGATCGGTCGACGGTACGGATACTTGAGACAAACGAAGCAATCGTCGAACGGCTCGACGTCCATAAGTTGTTCTTCGGGGCGATCCCGCCCGGGCCGGCCGAGTTCCGGTTCACCGCCCGGTTCGATGTCTGGCTGGACCGGAGCCAGACATCGATCCCGGTCGTTGTTCGGCGGACGGTGACCGTCCCGATCCGCTCGTTCACGCCCGCGGTGAGGGACGAACTGGTCGAGGAGATCGCCGAGGACATCGGCCGGGTGTGCGAACTCAAAAATTCCCCGCCGCCGGTCGCTTTTGTCAACCCCATCATCATCAGTCGAAGTTCGACCCGGGGACCGGAGGTCGAGCGGCTGGTCGCCCGCCTCGTCAACCCGCGCCGCCCTGAATTCGTCCCTCAGGCCCTGACGTTGTACAAGCGCTTGTACCCGAACGTTACCCGCGTGCCGGCGCTGCGCGAATTCATCCTTCACGACGCCCGCGGAGCCCGGGCGTTGTTCAAACTCGAAGTGCGCGACCTGCTCGAGAATCACCAGCCCGGGCGGGCTCGCGAAGTGTTCTCCCGATGGCGCGAGCGCGACCTGTCGCCGGGCAGTCGCGACGCCCCCTGGTGGGACACGGTCGGACGCGACCTCGTTGAGAAACCCGGCACGGACCCGGGCGGGAACTGGGTCGTCCCTTCGTCGTTCGAGCGGATCGCGCGGGACACCCGGCCGGTACACGCCATGCCGGACGACCTGCTCGATCGCCTGAAGCGGGTCGACTCCGTTTGGGAGCGGGCGTTCGTGTACGTCACGTTCGGGGAGGTCCGGCTCGGGCGGGCGTGGTGCGACCGGTTCCTGGCCGACCTGCGGGCGGCCGCCCGCCCGGAACCGCCCGAGACGATGGCCCGGTGGCTGGCCCAACTCGACGCCGACGACTACCTCGAACGGGAGAAGGCGAGCCAGACGTTCGTGGCCCGCCTCGACGTCTGCCGGGCGTACCTGGAGGCGGCCGAGCAAACCGCCCGGTCGCCCGAGGTGAAGTGGCGGATCAAGGAGCTACTAAAGAAACCGGCCGCACCATTTCAGGAAGAGTTCCTGGGGACAATCCAGCGCGACAACTCGCCGGCGGCCGCGCGAGTGGGGATGATCCTGTCCGCGGGAGGCACCGGGCCGACGGTGGCGGAACGGCTGAAGGCCATCCGCCGGGGGCGCGAGGAAGCGGAGCGCGAACGCGGGCCGGTTCGTGAGGGTAGGCAGCCGGGCGTGTTCGGAGGCTCCCGCGGTGGGCGCCCTTGACTCGTCTCTGCCGCCGTGCCACGATCGTTCGTCAGGTGTTTGCAATCCACCTTCCCGCCGACACCCGACACCGAGGGCCGTGCTGCCATGTCTCATCAGCCTCAGTCTCGGGAAGCCGCGCGGATGAACGGCAGTTCGTCACCCGTGGCCAGGGCGTGGAACCCTCTGTTCGCGATCTGCCTGGGCCTCGTCGGCTTCTCGGCCGGCGGGATCGCCCCGGCCGGCGATCTGCCCGGCAGCGGGGGCGACCTGGCCGCCAATGTTAAGAAGCTGAAGATGCCGGGGGTATTGAAGATCGTCCCGTACATTGTCTGCGCGGCGCAATGTCAAAAAATGGGGAAAGAGAAGGCTTGCGAGCAGCTGGCGAAGATCGCGAAGACGGTAGAGCGCGACAATGGCGAAATTGCCATTTTGTGTCGCTTACTTTTCACGAACAAGCCGAAGCAACGGTTTCGAGGACCTGGCCTGGGGGAGCCGGTGTATTATGGCGGCACCAAAGACGGTGACTGGCCCTCAATCCTCTTCGAATTCGTCGACGATGTCCCACTGTGTGTGATTCATGGCTATAACCTACAGGGGCACCCCGAATCTTCGGCCGATTATCTCAAATACTGTCTCGAAAACTGCGACTGGTCGGAGCGGCAATTCGACGGCATTAACCAGAAGGACATCGAAGCCGCTTTCACGAAACTGTGGATTTCCAATAAATGGAAGAAACAACTCACAGAATACGAGCGAAAAGAGTTGAGATTCCAGATTGAGTAAGAGGGCGGGATCACGGTGAGAGGTCGGGTGGCGGCTAGGTCGCGGGGTGGGTGGCGGTCGCTCCGGGGTCGGCCCAGGCCGTGAGCCCCGGGGCAACTCCTACCCACCCCCACGCGATTCACCCCCGCATCACCGGAGTACCCAGGATGGGCTCGTTCCTCGCGGCCGCCCTGTTCGCCAACCTGTTTACCCTGGACGTCCGGGTCTGTGACGCCGTCGAGGGTGGGCCGGTCGTCCTCGACGCCGTCCTCACCTACCACGGCGACCGACCGGTGACCATTCACGGATACATGCGGCCCGTGCGATTCGGCGTGCTCGTTCCACCGTCCTGGCCCGCGGGGGCTGCCCACGAATCGATCCAGCCTTTTTTCGGTAACCCCTACGCTCAGAGCCAACTCCAAACCGGGCAGACGCTCACCGGCCGACTCGACATCCACAAGCTGTTCTTCGGCGCGATTCCGCCCGGCCCGGCCGCGTTCCGGCTGTCGGCCCAGTTCGGCGCAACCTTCAATCGAGAAGAGAAGGGACACGGTGTTGCTCTCCGGCGGACTGTGACCGTCCCGGTCCGCCCGTTCACGCCTTCGGTGGCGGCCGAGTTGGCGAAGGAGATGGACGCGGGCATCCGGC
The Fimbriiglobus ruber genome window above contains:
- a CDS encoding C2 family cysteine protease, with product MTRATFHLGAVMVLLILASPARGADPEVTFASVVNSHYAKWTKDSPDGKLTAERVAALVNGTKVRGKEAMAVAAIHHYFTGKNAPKTVDEAFLLAPKSLDAESKEANFQGRFARYQNTLKNTPRTLFADGAPAREGIRQGGVNDCYLISMIGAFVTHHPERVRSMIEEEKDGAYLVNFPGSAPVKVPRLTDAQIVLLDNSAGSQGLWLKVMAEAHAIQRRKSHANPKVALDDLGGGGCPPIIALLTGQKENQIKHFSFHPNGKEKPHSETEIVRALRNIQEHKLVASTGTGGRPPGGAPPTPGIMDNHAYALLGYNAGKKLVTVWNPWGDDWEPKEAPGLQNGYSRKGGAFTLPLHEFLIVMGGFDVQAREPSTKPVSNK
- a CDS encoding DUF1559 domain-containing protein; its protein translation is MPSSRTGRSAFTLIELLVVIAIIAILIGLLLPAVQKVREAAARSTCSNNVKQMGVAIHNYQSTTGVLPPAWNGVSGTLPQGSLFWELLPYIEQGSLYNNWTNIPAAQGSASVTNGYQSWWVPVSTGYLYNFNTVKTYNCPSDSTAFLGTTPSSSGWAASSYVHNYQLFGTVAGPGAPGGWPTNSAVSYKPQYNLGNVPDGTSNTIALAERYAFPGGLTSGHYNHWDYPAQATAEHAPYLGYYNYSLPQFAVSPANATYTLAQSAHNVMICGLLDGSVRTVGSGISQTTWQQAITPADGVPLGSDW